In the Telopea speciosissima isolate NSW1024214 ecotype Mountain lineage chromosome 2, Tspe_v1, whole genome shotgun sequence genome, one interval contains:
- the LOC122651629 gene encoding elongation factor 2 isoform X2: MVKFTAEGLRRIMDLKHNIRNMSVIAHVDHGKSTLTDSLVAAAGIIAQEVAGDVRMTDTRADEAERGITIKSTGISLYYEMSDESLKSYKGERSGNEYLINLIDSPGHVDFSSEVTAALRITDGALVVVDCVEGVCVQTETVLRQALGERIRPVLTVNKMDRCFLELQVDGEEAYQTFQRVIENANVIMATYEDPLLGDVQVYPEKGTVAFSAGLHGWAFTLTNFAKMYASKFGVDESKMMERLWGENYFDPATKKWTSKSTGSPTCKRGFVQFCYEPIKQIINTCMNDQKDKLWPMLQKLGVTMKSDEKDLVGKALMKRVMQTWLPASSALLEMMIFHLPSPSKAQRYRVENLYEGPMDDIYANAIRNCDPEGPLMLYVSKMIPASDKGRFFAFGRVFAGKVSTGLKVRIMGPNYVPGQKKDLYVKSVQRTVIWMGKRQESVEDVPCGNTVALVGLDQFITKNATLTNEKEVDAHPIRAMKFSVSPVVRVAVQCKVASDLPKLVEGLKRLAKSDPMVVCTIEESGEHIIAGAGELHLEICLKDLQEDFMGGAEIIQSDPVVSFRETVIEKSSRTVMSKSPNKHNRLYMEARPLEEGLAEAIDEGRIGPRDDPKVRSKILAEEFGWDKDLAKKIWCFGPETTGPNMVVDMCKGVQYLNEIKDSVVAGFQWASKEGALAEENMRGICFEVCDVVLHADAIHRGGGQIIPTARRVIYASQITAKPRLLEPVYLVEIQAPEQALGGIYGVLNQKRGHVFEELQRPGTPLYNIKAYLPVVESFGFSSTLRAATSGQAFPQCVFDHWDAMSSDPLESGSQAAQLVADIRKRKGLKEQMTPLSEFEDKL, from the exons ATG GTGAAGTTTACAGCAGAAGGGCTTCGCAGGATTATGGACCTAAAACATAATATTCGTAATATGTCTGTGATTGCACATGTGGATCATG GGAAGTCTACGCTTACGGATTCTCTTGTAGCAGCCGCTGGAATTATTGCACAAGAAGTTGCAGGAGATGTTCGGATGACTGATACCCGCGCAGATGAGGCAGAGCGTGGTATCACTATTAAGTCGACTGGTATTTCTCTGTACTATGAAATGTCAGATGAATCTCTGAAGAGCTACAAGGGAGAACGTTCTGGGAATGAGTATCTGATCAATCTGATTGATTCCCCTGGACACGTTGACTTCTCATCTGAGGTTACAGCTGCTCTTCGTATTACTGATGGTGCACTCGTGGTGGTGGATTGTGTTGAGGGAGTTTGTGTACAAACTGAGACTGTGCTGAGACAGGCCCTTGGTGAGAGGATTAGGCCCGTCTTGACTGTAAATAAGATGGACAGGTGCTTCCTTGAGCTTCAGGTTGATGGAGAAGAGGCTTATCAGACCTTTCAAAGGGTCATTGAGAATGCTAATGTGATTATGGCCACATATGAGGATCCACTTCTTGGGGATGTCCAGGTTTACCCTGAGAAAGGTACAGTTGCCTTTTCTGCTGGTCTGCACGGTTGGGCCTTCACCTTGACCAACTTTGCCAAGATGTATGCATCCAAGTTTGGTGTAGATGAGTCCAAGATGATGGAGAGGCTCTGGGGTGAGAACTACTTCGATCCTGCTACCAAGAAATGGACCAGCAAGAGCACTGGGTCACCCACATGCAAGAGGGGTTTCGTTCAATTCTGTTATGAACCTATCAAGCAGATAATCAATACTTGCATGAATGATCAGAAAGACAAGTTGTGGCCAATGTTGCAGAAGCTTGGTGTGACGATGAAGTCTGATGAGAAAGACCTGGTTGGGAAAGCTTTGATGAAGCGTGTTATGCAGACCTGGCTCCCAGCTAGCAGTGCACTACTTGAAATGATGATCTTTCACCTTCCTTCACCTTCCAAGGCTCAGAGATATCGTGTCGAGAACTTGTATGAAGGTCCCATGGATGATATTTATGCGAATGCTATCAGAAACTGTGATCCTGAGGGGCCTCTTATGCTTTATGTGTCCAAAATGATTCCGGCCTCTGACAAGGGTAGGTTCTTTGCTTTTGGTCGTGTCTTTGCTGGAAAGGTCTCCACTGGTTTGAAGGTTAGAATTATGGGACCAAACTATGTCCCTGGACAGAAGAAGGACTTGTATGTCAAGAGTGTGCAGAGAACTGTTATTTGGATGGGAAAGAGGCAAGAATCGGTTGAGGATGTGCCGTGTGGTAACACTGTGGCATTGGTTGGTCTTGACCAGTTCATTACCAAGAATGCAACGCTGACAAATGAGAAGGAAGTTGATGCTCATCCAATTCGTGCTATGAAGTTCTCCGTCTCACCCGTTGTGCGTGTGGCTGTACAATGTAAGGTTGCCTCAGATCTTCCAAAACTTGTTGAAGGTCTAAAACGTTTGGCCAAGTCGGATCCTATGGTGGTGTGTACAATAGAGGAGTCTGGTGAGCACATCATAGCCGGTGCTGGtgagcttcaccttgagatcTGTTTGAAGGATTTGCAAGAAGACTTTATGGGTGGTGCTGAGATTATTCAGTCTGATCCTGTTGTTTCTTTTCGTGAGACTGTCATCGAGAAGTCATCCCGGACGGTGATGAGCAAGTCACCCAACAAGCACAACCGGCTGTACATGGAGGCCAGACCCCTGGAGGAAGGGCTTGCAGAGGCTATTGATGAGGGGCGTATTGGTCCAAGGGATGATCCTAAGGTTCGTTCAAAGATTTTGGCTGAGGAGTTTGGGTGGGACAAGGATCTTGCGAAGAAGATCTGGTGTTTCGGGCCCGAGACAACTGGACCAAACATGGTCGTTGATATGTGTAAGGGAGTACAGTATCTGAATGAAATCAAGGATTCGGTTGTTGCTGGTTTCCAGTGGGCTTCAAAGGAGGGAGCATTGGCTGAAGAGAACATGAGAGGTATCTGCTTTGAGGTTTGTGATGTGGTGTTGCATGCTGATGCTATCCACAGAGGAGGTGGTCAGATCATTCCTACTGCTAGGAGGGTCATCTATGCTTCACAAATCACTGCCAAACCTAGGCTTCTGGAACCAGTCTACTTGGTCGAGATCCAGGCACCGGAGCAGGCACTTGGTGGTATCTATGGTGTTCTGAATCAGAAGCGTGGTCATGTCTTCGAGGAattgcagagaccaggtacccCTCTTTACAACATCAAGGCTTACCTCCCTGTCGTTGAGTCATTCGGGTTCTCAAGTACGCTCAGGGCTGCAACCTCGGGGCAGGCCTTCCCCCAGTGTGTGTTTGATCACTGGGATGCCATGTCTTCTGATCCATTGGAGTCTGGGAGCCAAGCTGCACAGCTGGTTGCTGATATTAGGAAGAGGAAAGGTTTGAAGGAGCAGATGACTCCACTCTCTGAGTTCGAGGACAAGCTATAA
- the LOC122651629 gene encoding elongation factor 2 isoform X1, with amino-acid sequence MQVKFTAEGLRRIMDLKHNIRNMSVIAHVDHGKSTLTDSLVAAAGIIAQEVAGDVRMTDTRADEAERGITIKSTGISLYYEMSDESLKSYKGERSGNEYLINLIDSPGHVDFSSEVTAALRITDGALVVVDCVEGVCVQTETVLRQALGERIRPVLTVNKMDRCFLELQVDGEEAYQTFQRVIENANVIMATYEDPLLGDVQVYPEKGTVAFSAGLHGWAFTLTNFAKMYASKFGVDESKMMERLWGENYFDPATKKWTSKSTGSPTCKRGFVQFCYEPIKQIINTCMNDQKDKLWPMLQKLGVTMKSDEKDLVGKALMKRVMQTWLPASSALLEMMIFHLPSPSKAQRYRVENLYEGPMDDIYANAIRNCDPEGPLMLYVSKMIPASDKGRFFAFGRVFAGKVSTGLKVRIMGPNYVPGQKKDLYVKSVQRTVIWMGKRQESVEDVPCGNTVALVGLDQFITKNATLTNEKEVDAHPIRAMKFSVSPVVRVAVQCKVASDLPKLVEGLKRLAKSDPMVVCTIEESGEHIIAGAGELHLEICLKDLQEDFMGGAEIIQSDPVVSFRETVIEKSSRTVMSKSPNKHNRLYMEARPLEEGLAEAIDEGRIGPRDDPKVRSKILAEEFGWDKDLAKKIWCFGPETTGPNMVVDMCKGVQYLNEIKDSVVAGFQWASKEGALAEENMRGICFEVCDVVLHADAIHRGGGQIIPTARRVIYASQITAKPRLLEPVYLVEIQAPEQALGGIYGVLNQKRGHVFEELQRPGTPLYNIKAYLPVVESFGFSSTLRAATSGQAFPQCVFDHWDAMSSDPLESGSQAAQLVADIRKRKGLKEQMTPLSEFEDKL; translated from the exons ATGCAGGTGAAGTTTACAGCAGAAGGGCTTCGCAGGATTATGGACCTAAAACATAATATTCGTAATATGTCTGTGATTGCACATGTGGATCATG GGAAGTCTACGCTTACGGATTCTCTTGTAGCAGCCGCTGGAATTATTGCACAAGAAGTTGCAGGAGATGTTCGGATGACTGATACCCGCGCAGATGAGGCAGAGCGTGGTATCACTATTAAGTCGACTGGTATTTCTCTGTACTATGAAATGTCAGATGAATCTCTGAAGAGCTACAAGGGAGAACGTTCTGGGAATGAGTATCTGATCAATCTGATTGATTCCCCTGGACACGTTGACTTCTCATCTGAGGTTACAGCTGCTCTTCGTATTACTGATGGTGCACTCGTGGTGGTGGATTGTGTTGAGGGAGTTTGTGTACAAACTGAGACTGTGCTGAGACAGGCCCTTGGTGAGAGGATTAGGCCCGTCTTGACTGTAAATAAGATGGACAGGTGCTTCCTTGAGCTTCAGGTTGATGGAGAAGAGGCTTATCAGACCTTTCAAAGGGTCATTGAGAATGCTAATGTGATTATGGCCACATATGAGGATCCACTTCTTGGGGATGTCCAGGTTTACCCTGAGAAAGGTACAGTTGCCTTTTCTGCTGGTCTGCACGGTTGGGCCTTCACCTTGACCAACTTTGCCAAGATGTATGCATCCAAGTTTGGTGTAGATGAGTCCAAGATGATGGAGAGGCTCTGGGGTGAGAACTACTTCGATCCTGCTACCAAGAAATGGACCAGCAAGAGCACTGGGTCACCCACATGCAAGAGGGGTTTCGTTCAATTCTGTTATGAACCTATCAAGCAGATAATCAATACTTGCATGAATGATCAGAAAGACAAGTTGTGGCCAATGTTGCAGAAGCTTGGTGTGACGATGAAGTCTGATGAGAAAGACCTGGTTGGGAAAGCTTTGATGAAGCGTGTTATGCAGACCTGGCTCCCAGCTAGCAGTGCACTACTTGAAATGATGATCTTTCACCTTCCTTCACCTTCCAAGGCTCAGAGATATCGTGTCGAGAACTTGTATGAAGGTCCCATGGATGATATTTATGCGAATGCTATCAGAAACTGTGATCCTGAGGGGCCTCTTATGCTTTATGTGTCCAAAATGATTCCGGCCTCTGACAAGGGTAGGTTCTTTGCTTTTGGTCGTGTCTTTGCTGGAAAGGTCTCCACTGGTTTGAAGGTTAGAATTATGGGACCAAACTATGTCCCTGGACAGAAGAAGGACTTGTATGTCAAGAGTGTGCAGAGAACTGTTATTTGGATGGGAAAGAGGCAAGAATCGGTTGAGGATGTGCCGTGTGGTAACACTGTGGCATTGGTTGGTCTTGACCAGTTCATTACCAAGAATGCAACGCTGACAAATGAGAAGGAAGTTGATGCTCATCCAATTCGTGCTATGAAGTTCTCCGTCTCACCCGTTGTGCGTGTGGCTGTACAATGTAAGGTTGCCTCAGATCTTCCAAAACTTGTTGAAGGTCTAAAACGTTTGGCCAAGTCGGATCCTATGGTGGTGTGTACAATAGAGGAGTCTGGTGAGCACATCATAGCCGGTGCTGGtgagcttcaccttgagatcTGTTTGAAGGATTTGCAAGAAGACTTTATGGGTGGTGCTGAGATTATTCAGTCTGATCCTGTTGTTTCTTTTCGTGAGACTGTCATCGAGAAGTCATCCCGGACGGTGATGAGCAAGTCACCCAACAAGCACAACCGGCTGTACATGGAGGCCAGACCCCTGGAGGAAGGGCTTGCAGAGGCTATTGATGAGGGGCGTATTGGTCCAAGGGATGATCCTAAGGTTCGTTCAAAGATTTTGGCTGAGGAGTTTGGGTGGGACAAGGATCTTGCGAAGAAGATCTGGTGTTTCGGGCCCGAGACAACTGGACCAAACATGGTCGTTGATATGTGTAAGGGAGTACAGTATCTGAATGAAATCAAGGATTCGGTTGTTGCTGGTTTCCAGTGGGCTTCAAAGGAGGGAGCATTGGCTGAAGAGAACATGAGAGGTATCTGCTTTGAGGTTTGTGATGTGGTGTTGCATGCTGATGCTATCCACAGAGGAGGTGGTCAGATCATTCCTACTGCTAGGAGGGTCATCTATGCTTCACAAATCACTGCCAAACCTAGGCTTCTGGAACCAGTCTACTTGGTCGAGATCCAGGCACCGGAGCAGGCACTTGGTGGTATCTATGGTGTTCTGAATCAGAAGCGTGGTCATGTCTTCGAGGAattgcagagaccaggtacccCTCTTTACAACATCAAGGCTTACCTCCCTGTCGTTGAGTCATTCGGGTTCTCAAGTACGCTCAGGGCTGCAACCTCGGGGCAGGCCTTCCCCCAGTGTGTGTTTGATCACTGGGATGCCATGTCTTCTGATCCATTGGAGTCTGGGAGCCAAGCTGCACAGCTGGTTGCTGATATTAGGAAGAGGAAAGGTTTGAAGGAGCAGATGACTCCACTCTCTGAGTTCGAGGACAAGCTATAA